Proteins from a single region of Methanomassiliicoccales archaeon:
- a CDS encoding cobalamin-dependent protein (Presence of a B(12) (cobalamin)-binding domain implies dependence on cobalamin itself, in one of its several forms, or in some unusual lineages, dependence on a cobalamin-like analog.) yields MIKKEVLENLKRSVECWDVELARSSAREALDLGISPSEAIEAGLSKGMTSISQRFDEAVIFLPQLLAASNAMEEAMKILDPVMGANSVAGKGTVVLGTVLGDVHEIGKNVIGAMLRGAGYRVIDLGRDVAIKRFVDECKKSDADMVGASALMTTTLWGQRAIAEGIRDEGLRTSTIFGGAPCNHRWVDSFGGDVYCPNGAEVVEMVERLMVKVRFEKAIQTESDPDGKHHKRVKDWNANEMNGMTCGIDS; encoded by the coding sequence ATGATCAAGAAAGAAGTACTCGAAAATCTTAAACGATCGGTCGAATGCTGGGATGTGGAGTTGGCCAGGAGCTCAGCACGAGAAGCGTTGGACCTTGGCATCTCTCCTTCGGAAGCGATCGAGGCGGGGCTTAGCAAAGGCATGACCAGCATAAGCCAGAGGTTTGACGAAGCGGTCATCTTCCTGCCTCAGTTACTGGCGGCATCGAACGCCATGGAAGAGGCGATGAAGATATTGGATCCGGTAATGGGTGCCAATAGTGTCGCTGGGAAGGGAACGGTCGTCCTAGGCACCGTCCTAGGGGACGTACATGAGATCGGAAAGAACGTCATCGGCGCCATGCTTCGTGGCGCTGGCTATCGGGTCATCGACCTGGGAAGGGACGTAGCGATCAAGCGGTTCGTTGATGAGTGTAAGAAATCGGACGCTGACATGGTAGGAGCCTCTGCGCTGATGACGACGACCCTATGGGGACAGAGGGCGATCGCTGAGGGCATCAGGGATGAGGGTCTGCGAACCAGCACCATTTTCGGAGGCGCTCCCTGCAACCACAGATGGGTGGACAGTTTTGGCGGAGATGTATATTGTCCAAATGGAGCTGAGGTTGTGGAGATGGTCGAGAGGCTGATGGTCAAGGTGAGGTTCGAGAAAGCAATCCAGACCGAGAGCGATCCGGACGGAAAGCACCATAAAAGAGTGAAGGATTGGAACGCCAATGAGATGAACGGAATGACGTGCGGGATCGACAGCTGA
- a CDS encoding DedA family protein: MGIIEWAIELIKQLIEIGGYGGIFVLMALESMCLPIPSEIVLPFGGWLAFDGKMDWILVGLAGTLGCTAGSILAYWAGMKGGRPFICKYGKYIFLNEGHLDSTERWFKKYGTPMIFLTRVMPIVRTFISLPAGMARMDFKKFVVLTIIGSAIWCMALAYVGFALGTNWNTLEVWFRQADILILVAFVALLGWWYLRRRKRQKTREEYCKVD; the protein is encoded by the coding sequence ATGGGAATAATCGAATGGGCCATCGAGCTGATCAAGCAGCTCATCGAGATCGGCGGATACGGCGGCATCTTTGTGCTCATGGCGCTGGAAAGCATGTGCCTTCCTATACCCAGTGAGATCGTCCTGCCCTTCGGAGGATGGTTAGCCTTCGATGGAAAGATGGATTGGATCCTGGTCGGATTGGCCGGCACCTTGGGTTGCACGGCCGGTTCCATACTGGCCTATTGGGCCGGAATGAAGGGCGGCAGACCGTTCATATGCAAGTACGGCAAGTACATCTTCCTGAACGAGGGACACCTGGATTCTACCGAACGCTGGTTCAAGAAATACGGTACCCCCATGATCTTCCTGACCCGTGTCATGCCCATCGTCCGCACCTTCATCTCCCTTCCAGCGGGTATGGCCAGGATGGACTTCAAGAAATTCGTCGTCCTGACGATAATCGGGTCGGCCATCTGGTGTATGGCACTAGCTTACGTCGGATTTGCCCTAGGCACCAACTGGAACACGTTGGAAGTATGGTTCCGGCAGGCGGACATCCTTATCCTCGTGGCCTTCGTGGCATTGCTGGGATGGTGGTACCTGCGCCGGAGAAAGAGGCAGAAGACCCGAGAAGAGTATTGCAAGGTCGACTGA
- a CDS encoding corrinoid protein — MSRKEEILNRLKIAVETWNIDLARFAAKQAIEQGIDPTEAVVNGLGEGMVSISARFDEAKIFLPQVLAASKAMEAALEEFAPLMKGSPVQTNGTIVIGTVQGDVHEIGRHVVCAFLRGARYNVIDLGRDVPSENYIEAAIKFKADVVGASALMTTTMLGQAQIVEQIKEAGLNVKTIFGGAPVTQRWVDSIGGDAYCPSGGEVVATVESLLRKAKD; from the coding sequence ATGAGTAGGAAAGAGGAGATACTGAATCGGCTGAAGATAGCCGTCGAGACCTGGAACATAGATTTGGCCAGGTTCGCTGCCAAGCAGGCGATAGAGCAGGGTATCGATCCTACCGAGGCGGTCGTCAACGGGCTTGGAGAGGGAATGGTGAGCATCAGCGCGAGGTTCGATGAGGCTAAGATCTTCCTGCCTCAGGTATTGGCTGCATCCAAAGCGATGGAAGCGGCCTTGGAGGAGTTCGCCCCGCTGATGAAAGGTTCACCGGTCCAGACCAATGGAACAATCGTAATCGGCACGGTACAGGGCGACGTTCATGAGATCGGCAGACATGTCGTATGTGCATTCCTCCGTGGGGCCAGGTACAATGTCATCGACCTCGGTCGTGATGTGCCGTCGGAAAATTACATAGAAGCGGCAATCAAATTTAAGGCAGATGTTGTAGGGGCTTCTGCGTTAATGACCACGACAATGTTGGGTCAGGCTCAAATAGTGGAACAAATTAAGGAGGCTGGCTTGAACGTTAAAACGATTTTTGGGGGAGCTCCGGTCACCCAGCGATGGGTTGACAGCATTGGGGGTGACGCCTACTGCCCAAGCGGCGGAGAGGTCGTAGCCACTGTTGAGAGTTTACTGAGAAAGGCAAAGGATTGA
- a CDS encoding dihydrolipoyl dehydrogenase yields MKEYELIVIGSGAGMNVVSKARNAGLKVALVENWVMGGTCLNRGCIPSKILTYPAEMVRHIEHAKEIGVNAKIESLDYELVRKRMWELVLRDRHGMEEGVAADSGLDFYHTTARFIGPYTLQVGQEQIKAPKIVLAIGVRTFIPNIPGLRETGFETSESIFDMQALPRSLIILGGGYKACEFGHFFSAFGTNVSIVGRNPRILPREEEEVSDLVLAKMMEYLNLKVNQEVISVRKGVKGKIVVIKDRTTGIVEELEADEILLTTGVQSNADMIDPEATGIKTDVGRYIIVNDFLETNVPGIFAMGDIIGRTMFRHTANYHAQLVWVNAFAKNKIKLDEHAVPHAVFGYPEVASAGMTLAEAKAKGIKVLVGLSEYYDCAKGYAMGEKDSFAKVVVDMTSFQIIGVSAVGTNASILVQAMVYLMNAGDRTYMPLARSQTIHPALSEVMVNAFGNLHDPDHVHVHEHNDD; encoded by the coding sequence ATGAAGGAATATGAGCTTATCGTGATCGGGTCCGGAGCCGGGATGAACGTCGTCTCGAAGGCGAGGAACGCCGGTCTGAAGGTAGCCCTGGTGGAGAACTGGGTCATGGGGGGGACGTGCCTCAACCGAGGCTGCATACCGAGCAAGATCCTCACATATCCAGCCGAAATGGTCCGGCATATCGAGCATGCAAAGGAGATCGGAGTAAACGCCAAGATCGAATCGCTCGACTATGAACTGGTCCGCAAACGCATGTGGGAGCTGGTACTGAGGGACCGGCATGGAATGGAGGAAGGAGTGGCGGCTGATTCCGGTCTGGATTTCTACCATACCACTGCACGCTTCATCGGACCATACACTTTGCAGGTCGGACAGGAACAGATCAAGGCACCGAAGATCGTCCTGGCCATTGGAGTCAGGACGTTCATTCCCAACATTCCCGGGCTCAGGGAAACGGGTTTCGAGACCTCCGAGAGCATATTCGATATGCAGGCCCTTCCCCGCTCCCTGATCATTCTGGGGGGTGGCTACAAGGCATGTGAGTTCGGACATTTCTTTTCGGCATTCGGCACCAATGTCTCTATCGTGGGACGCAATCCCCGCATCCTTCCCCGCGAAGAGGAGGAGGTCAGCGACCTGGTGCTGGCCAAGATGATGGAATATCTGAACCTGAAGGTCAACCAGGAGGTGATATCGGTCAGGAAGGGGGTGAAGGGCAAGATCGTCGTGATAAAGGACCGAACGACCGGCATCGTGGAGGAGCTGGAAGCGGACGAGATCCTTCTTACGACCGGCGTTCAGAGCAACGCGGACATGATTGACCCGGAAGCCACGGGCATCAAGACCGATGTGGGCAGATACATCATTGTCAACGACTTCCTTGAGACAAACGTCCCTGGCATCTTTGCGATGGGAGACATAATCGGAAGGACGATGTTCCGTCATACCGCCAACTATCATGCCCAGCTAGTATGGGTCAACGCCTTTGCCAAGAACAAGATCAAATTGGACGAGCACGCCGTACCCCATGCGGTCTTCGGCTATCCCGAGGTGGCCTCGGCAGGAATGACCCTAGCAGAGGCCAAGGCCAAAGGCATCAAGGTGCTGGTCGGGCTGAGCGAATACTACGACTGCGCGAAGGGATATGCAATGGGTGAAAAGGATTCCTTCGCCAAGGTGGTGGTGGACATGACATCCTTCCAGATCATCGGTGTTTCCGCCGTCGGCACGAACGCCTCGATATTGGTGCAGGCCATGGTCTACCTGATGAACGCTGGCGACCGCACCTACATGCCATTGGCCAGGAGTCAGACGATCCATCCAGCCCTCAGCGAAGTGATGGTCAATGCCTTCGGGAACCTGCATGATCCCGATCATGTGCATGTCCATGAGCATAATGATGACTAG
- the cbpB gene encoding peptide-modifying radical SAM enzyme CbpB encodes MNSTTTTESENASIMPLRLNSGEGPKLSLMDVGNSWVLIEPESMFWAMVPKRADMGKVMEEEVLPNYRLHSAAMSQEMEKFRSEERFSAVYFNPTGTCNANCQYCYLPDDLRAKPSHMSYPQIHMALTNLHDFFENYPGSVSRNADGKKPVIVFHGSEPMLVKDNIMKAVEEFSDRFSFGVQTNGYHLDDKTSDFFMDHRVSVGVSLDSPFNEVNDRIRPLRGGGGTYDSAVHAIEHLNGYRAMSVICTISSMNVNTLPQMIDFLVDKKVPSVLMNPVRGTQEVARKLRPANEYLIPNFIGAIDRAVYHTKNGHRITIADFSNLILGIVAPMGRRLMCDITPCGGARCFVSVSSNGTIYPCSEFLGLEKFQTHSVFEINGVEKAVKSERLRMVRERRAENIPVCQSCALRNVCGAPCPGEVFAEKGTIMAKSPYCEFYEAVIRYGFKLIADGELKNLIKERDFQYKYNTLG; translated from the coding sequence ATGAACTCAACCACGACCACTGAATCGGAAAACGCGTCGATAATGCCATTGAGACTGAACTCCGGCGAGGGACCTAAACTATCCCTGATGGACGTAGGTAACTCCTGGGTTCTGATCGAACCCGAAAGCATGTTCTGGGCAATGGTCCCGAAGAGGGCGGACATGGGTAAGGTCATGGAGGAGGAGGTCCTGCCTAACTACCGGCTCCATTCCGCGGCGATGTCCCAGGAAATGGAAAAGTTCCGGTCTGAGGAAAGGTTCAGCGCGGTCTACTTCAATCCGACAGGGACATGCAATGCGAACTGCCAGTACTGTTACCTTCCGGACGATCTAAGGGCCAAGCCCAGCCATATGTCATATCCCCAGATCCACATGGCCCTTACCAATCTGCATGATTTCTTCGAGAATTATCCCGGATCGGTCTCCCGGAATGCGGACGGTAAAAAGCCAGTGATCGTCTTCCATGGTAGCGAGCCGATGCTGGTCAAGGATAACATCATGAAAGCGGTGGAGGAGTTCTCGGATCGTTTCTCCTTCGGTGTACAGACCAACGGATACCATCTTGATGACAAGACCTCCGACTTCTTCATGGACCACCGGGTATCGGTGGGCGTATCGCTAGACTCTCCGTTCAACGAGGTCAACGACCGGATACGGCCTTTGCGCGGTGGCGGTGGCACCTATGACTCAGCAGTGCACGCCATCGAACACCTTAACGGATACCGGGCGATGAGCGTCATCTGCACCATCAGCTCGATGAACGTCAATACGCTGCCCCAGATGATCGATTTCCTGGTGGACAAGAAGGTACCGAGCGTCCTGATGAACCCGGTGAGGGGAACGCAGGAAGTGGCCCGGAAGCTGCGGCCGGCCAACGAATACCTGATCCCAAACTTCATCGGCGCCATCGACCGTGCGGTGTACCACACCAAGAATGGGCATCGGATCACCATCGCCGATTTCTCCAACCTCATCCTGGGAATAGTGGCCCCGATGGGCCGTCGGCTGATGTGTGACATCACCCCATGCGGCGGGGCGCGCTGCTTCGTCTCGGTGAGTTCGAACGGCACCATATACCCCTGTTCCGAGTTCCTCGGCCTGGAGAAGTTCCAGACACACAGCGTCTTCGAGATCAACGGGGTGGAAAAGGCGGTGAAATCGGAGAGGCTCAGGATGGTCAGGGAGCGCAGGGCGGAGAACATACCGGTCTGTCAGTCGTGTGCATTGCGCAACGTTTGCGGCGCACCCTGCCCGGGAGAGGTGTTCGCCGAGAAGGGCACCATCATGGCCAAATCCCCCTACTGCGAGTTCTATGAGGCCGTCATCCGTTACGGGTTCAAGCTGATCGCCGATGGAGAACTGAAGAACCTGATCAAGGAGCGCGATTTCCAGTATAAATATAACACACTGGGATGA
- a CDS encoding P-II family nitrogen regulator encodes MSKKIEAIIRSEKLNPVKTALEQIGVLGITVYEVHGRGEQKGLEFTHRAGKYRVDLLPKTKIEIVVDDADCQKVVDALVASARTGDIGDGKIFISAVEKVIRIRTGEVTSK; translated from the coding sequence ATGTCGAAGAAGATCGAAGCAATAATCAGGAGCGAGAAGCTCAATCCCGTAAAAACCGCACTGGAACAGATCGGTGTCCTCGGAATCACCGTTTACGAGGTGCATGGCCGGGGAGAGCAGAAAGGCCTGGAGTTCACCCACAGGGCGGGCAAGTACCGGGTCGACCTGCTTCCAAAGACGAAGATCGAGATCGTCGTGGACGATGCCGACTGCCAGAAGGTGGTCGATGCGCTGGTCGCCTCAGCCAGGACCGGAGATATCGGCGACGGAAAGATCTTCATAAGCGCGGTCGAGAAGGTGATCAGGATCCGCACAGGCGAGGTGACCTCGAAGTAA
- a CDS encoding PHP domain-containing protein, translated as MLSKADVHVHTKYSGLAHYKFLKFPESASNPEDVVKIAKQVGLSVLCITDHNSIAGALKAAEYAKNDPEIEVVIGEEVSTRDGEIIGLFLTEEIPMDLSAEETIIRIRKQGGVVLAPHPYSGHVSAIGNLIETLDIDGIEVINGGHIDGIANNKALERSKCGRWACVAGSDAHALGQLGCCCTMFEGKTAADLRASILNKTTQPYGSSTTLDRGVKWSIGVVIYADKLVLKSFFGMLREDDPDDPIIKIVKNMAFSKKIMTLFGSLLYLTPPIPYLVGITSEKILKKWNHTVDAKNSEATRKHSATK; from the coding sequence ATGCTCAGCAAGGCGGATGTCCACGTCCACACCAAGTACTCAGGCTTGGCGCATTACAAGTTCCTGAAGTTCCCGGAGTCAGCATCAAACCCGGAGGACGTGGTGAAGATCGCCAAACAGGTCGGGCTGTCCGTTCTCTGCATTACCGATCACAATAGCATCGCAGGCGCATTGAAAGCGGCAGAGTACGCCAAGAACGACCCGGAGATCGAGGTCGTCATCGGCGAAGAGGTCAGCACCCGGGACGGGGAGATCATCGGGCTCTTCCTGACCGAGGAGATACCCATGGACCTATCTGCCGAAGAGACCATAATAAGGATCAGGAAACAGGGAGGAGTGGTGCTCGCGCCCCATCCCTATTCCGGGCATGTCTCGGCCATCGGAAACCTGATCGAAACGTTAGATATCGACGGCATCGAGGTCATAAACGGCGGACATATCGATGGCATCGCGAACAACAAGGCATTGGAGCGGTCCAAATGCGGCAGATGGGCCTGCGTTGCTGGCAGCGACGCACATGCCCTTGGTCAGCTGGGATGCTGCTGTACCATGTTCGAAGGTAAGACCGCAGCGGACCTCAGAGCATCCATCCTCAACAAGACCACACAACCCTATGGGTCGAGCACCACCCTGGACCGGGGTGTCAAGTGGAGCATAGGGGTCGTCATTTACGCCGACAAGCTGGTTCTCAAGTCGTTCTTCGGGATGCTCAGAGAGGATGATCCCGATGACCCCATCATCAAGATCGTCAAGAACATGGCATTCTCGAAGAAGATCATGACCCTATTCGGTTCACTCCTATATCTTACCCCGCCGATCCCGTACCTGGTAGGCATCACCTCGGAGAAGATCTTGAAGAAGTGGAACCATACGGTGGATGCGAAGAACTCCGAGGCCACCAGAAAGCACAGTGCAACAAAGTAA
- a CDS encoding ammonium transporter → MKKSNAIKIGLLLALVVMVLPALSTSAVATDGLATDINSGDTAWLLVATALVFIMTPAVGFFYGGMLRKESFLSILGQTIIITGMVTLIWVLFGYSLAFGGFKSDLIGNFDFVGLHGVGQLPNTDYAVSIPAILFSMYQLMFAIITVALIIGGVAERMKLKAMVVFLGIWTVLVYIPVAHWVWGGGWLSKMGALDFAGGTVVHITAGVSVLAAAIVLGKRLSAQAGNGEHPHNIPMVVLGGGLLWMGWFGFNGGSALASNGIASQAFANTHIAAALAAITWGIVSWLHQGRPGVLGLISGGIAGLVAITPASGYVDTTGAIVIGIGAGVICYGGILARKRLGFDDSLDVWGVHGIGGTFGAIATGLFASHSVNGLVSESTQGLFIGGSFTLLGYQLIAVATVWAFAFGVTFIVLKVLGKITPLRMTKDEERIGADIIQHGESAYS, encoded by the coding sequence ATGAAAAAGTCCAACGCAATAAAAATCGGATTGTTATTGGCCCTGGTGGTCATGGTACTGCCGGCCTTGTCCACGTCTGCAGTGGCAACGGACGGGCTGGCTACCGATATCAACAGCGGCGATACTGCATGGTTGTTAGTCGCGACTGCACTGGTGTTTATCATGACACCCGCTGTAGGCTTCTTCTACGGCGGTATGCTGAGGAAGGAAAGTTTCCTTTCCATTCTCGGTCAGACAATAATCATCACCGGAATGGTTACTCTGATCTGGGTCCTGTTCGGTTACTCGCTCGCATTCGGCGGGTTCAAGTCAGACCTGATAGGTAACTTTGACTTCGTCGGATTGCATGGCGTTGGGCAGTTACCTAACACGGATTATGCTGTCTCGATTCCAGCGATATTGTTCTCGATGTATCAGCTGATGTTCGCCATCATCACCGTTGCTCTGATCATCGGCGGTGTCGCGGAGCGGATGAAGCTGAAAGCCATGGTCGTGTTCCTAGGCATATGGACTGTCCTTGTCTACATACCGGTGGCCCACTGGGTATGGGGCGGCGGCTGGCTCTCGAAGATGGGGGCGTTGGACTTCGCAGGCGGTACAGTTGTGCACATCACCGCAGGTGTCTCGGTATTGGCGGCAGCCATCGTCCTTGGCAAGAGACTCTCAGCCCAGGCAGGCAATGGCGAACACCCGCACAACATCCCGATGGTGGTCCTAGGTGGCGGCCTTCTGTGGATGGGCTGGTTCGGGTTCAATGGCGGCAGCGCTTTGGCTTCCAACGGTATCGCGTCTCAGGCATTCGCCAATACCCACATCGCAGCAGCATTGGCTGCCATAACATGGGGTATTGTATCCTGGTTGCACCAGGGCAGACCGGGCGTACTTGGTCTGATATCTGGTGGCATAGCAGGCCTGGTCGCCATCACACCGGCATCCGGTTACGTTGACACAACTGGCGCCATTGTCATCGGTATCGGCGCGGGTGTGATCTGCTATGGTGGCATTCTGGCGAGAAAGCGCCTTGGATTCGACGATTCGCTTGATGTATGGGGCGTTCACGGTATCGGCGGTACCTTCGGTGCCATCGCTACTGGCCTGTTCGCTTCCCACTCAGTGAACGGATTGGTATCCGAATCTACGCAGGGCCTGTTCATTGGCGGGAGCTTCACCCTGCTGGGCTATCAGCTGATCGCTGTGGCAACGGTATGGGCGTTCGCGTTCGGTGTGACATTCATCGTACTGAAGGTGCTGGGCAAGATAACCCCGCTGAGGATGACAAAGGACGAGGAACGTATCGGTGCTGATATCATCCAGCACGGGGAGAGCGCTTACAGCTGA
- a CDS encoding corrinoid protein, which translates to MDNKKEILANLKKSIETWNIELAKQSAQQALDAGIDPADAVEKGLGMGMLTISQLFDEAKIYLPQVLAASTAMESALKVLEPAMAKGTTLSKGTIVIGTVQGDIHEIGKNVVGAMLRGGGYNVIDLGRDVSPEKFVATARDMKANLVGASALMTTTVTVQKDIVVMLKEENVVVKTIFGGAPCNPEWVESIGGDMYCPSGAEAVALVNQMMGR; encoded by the coding sequence GTGGACAACAAAAAGGAGATATTGGCTAACCTGAAGAAGTCAATCGAAACGTGGAACATCGAACTGGCTAAGCAATCGGCTCAACAGGCTCTCGATGCCGGAATCGATCCGGCAGACGCCGTCGAAAAGGGGCTTGGCATGGGCATGCTAACAATCAGTCAGCTCTTCGATGAGGCTAAGATTTACCTGCCGCAGGTTCTAGCTGCATCCACCGCAATGGAATCCGCGTTGAAGGTTCTCGAGCCCGCCATGGCAAAGGGTACGACCCTATCCAAGGGAACGATCGTGATCGGCACGGTCCAGGGTGACATTCATGAAATCGGCAAGAATGTCGTCGGTGCGATGCTCCGCGGTGGCGGGTATAACGTCATCGACCTAGGGAGGGACGTCTCTCCGGAGAAGTTCGTTGCAACGGCCCGTGATATGAAGGCCAACCTTGTAGGGGCTTCTGCCTTGATGACTACCACCGTAACGGTCCAGAAGGACATCGTTGTCATGCTGAAAGAGGAAAACGTGGTCGTCAAGACAATCTTCGGAGGCGCACCATGCAACCCTGAGTGGGTCGAGAGCATCGGCGGAGACATGTACTGTCCTTCCGGAGCAGAAGCAGTAGCCCTAGTCAACCAAATGATGGGGAGGTAA
- a CDS encoding DUF1638 domain-containing protein: protein MKFLRIAVIACDIFQKELDLLIGNDPNIVHKEYLEFALHDHPDDLKARIVEKVNALVGKADAVFLGYAVCQSLKGIVNELPIPTVMLDADDCIGVFLTPAEYANEKEKCPGTWFNSPRWAELGLEGANRELHLDCLKDQGYEPIYFLRMMFEGYERCLFLDTGVPERDKWESLSKEFADQLELRHECRSCDLRMLENGLDMARTKARN, encoded by the coding sequence GTGAAATTCCTGAGAATTGCGGTGATCGCCTGCGACATATTCCAGAAGGAGCTTGATTTGCTGATCGGGAACGATCCGAACATAGTCCACAAGGAATACCTGGAGTTCGCTCTGCACGATCATCCTGATGACCTCAAGGCCAGGATAGTGGAGAAGGTCAATGCGTTGGTGGGCAAGGCGGACGCTGTCTTCCTAGGGTATGCGGTGTGCCAATCCCTGAAGGGCATCGTCAACGAGCTTCCTATTCCGACGGTCATGCTGGATGCAGATGATTGCATAGGTGTCTTCCTTACTCCTGCCGAATATGCCAACGAAAAGGAAAAATGCCCTGGAACCTGGTTCAACAGCCCGCGTTGGGCTGAGCTGGGCTTAGAAGGTGCCAACAGAGAGCTCCATCTCGATTGTCTGAAGGATCAGGGCTATGAACCGATTTACTTCCTGAGGATGATGTTCGAGGGGTATGAACGATGCCTATTCCTGGATACTGGTGTGCCGGAGAGGGATAAATGGGAATCGCTTTCCAAGGAATTCGCTGACCAATTGGAACTGCGGCACGAGTGCCGCTCCTGCGACCTGCGGATGCTTGAGAATGGTTTGGATATGGCAAGAACCAAGGCTCGAAATTGA
- a CDS encoding FprA family A-type flavoprotein translates to MEAVKIAEDIYWVGAIDWNSRNFHGYDTPRGTSYNSFLILDEHPTLIDAVKAPFFSQLAQRIRSVIDPRKIEYIISNHSEPDHASGLRMAQTLTGGAKLFCSKMGKEDLRMNFGEMDVTVVEDGSELKLGKHTLKFVYTQMVHWPDSMMTYVPEKGILFSMDAFGQHFASSKRFDDEVDEGVLFEEAEIYYANIVMPYGPQVIKALDRLKGLDLKLLATAHGILWRKNITKIVDKYVAYATYHTEPWAVVVYDTMWGSTQIMAETIAEAIAKEGVPVKVMRISDTPRSTIMREVMMSRAVVLGSPTLNNGMFPSVADIGTYIKGLKPKGHYAAIFNSYGWGAGTAKQMRDLLNGSGMELPFEDLQVQFVPDEAARNRCRDFGKQIAQKILNG, encoded by the coding sequence ATGGAAGCAGTAAAGATAGCTGAGGACATCTATTGGGTTGGGGCGATCGATTGGAACTCAAGAAATTTCCACGGGTATGACACGCCCCGGGGCACCTCCTACAATTCGTTCCTGATATTGGACGAGCATCCCACCCTTATCGATGCGGTCAAGGCCCCGTTCTTCTCCCAGCTTGCCCAGAGGATTCGGTCGGTAATCGATCCGCGCAAGATCGAATACATCATCTCCAACCACTCCGAACCCGACCACGCATCCGGCCTTAGGATGGCCCAGACCCTTACCGGCGGGGCGAAGTTGTTCTGCTCCAAGATGGGAAAGGAGGACCTGAGGATGAACTTCGGGGAAATGGATGTGACCGTTGTGGAGGACGGTTCGGAACTGAAGCTCGGCAAGCACACTCTCAAGTTCGTCTATACCCAGATGGTGCATTGGCCGGACTCGATGATGACATATGTCCCGGAAAAGGGGATACTGTTCTCCATGGATGCTTTTGGCCAGCACTTTGCCTCTTCCAAGCGCTTCGATGACGAGGTCGATGAAGGCGTCCTTTTCGAAGAGGCAGAGATATACTATGCCAACATAGTCATGCCATATGGGCCTCAGGTCATCAAGGCCCTAGATCGCCTGAAGGGATTGGACCTGAAGCTCCTGGCCACCGCCCATGGGATCCTCTGGCGCAAGAACATAACCAAGATAGTAGACAAATACGTGGCCTATGCGACATACCACACCGAACCGTGGGCGGTGGTCGTGTACGACACCATGTGGGGCTCCACCCAGATCATGGCGGAGACGATAGCTGAAGCCATTGCTAAGGAAGGCGTCCCGGTAAAGGTAATGAGGATATCCGACACACCGCGCAGTACCATCATGAGAGAGGTGATGATGTCCCGGGCCGTAGTACTTGGCTCGCCCACCCTGAACAACGGCATGTTCCCGTCCGTGGCTGACATAGGGACGTATATTAAGGGCCTCAAGCCCAAAGGCCACTATGCGGCCATCTTCAACTCCTACGGTTGGGGGGCGGGCACGGCCAAGCAGATGAGGGACCTGCTCAACGGGAGCGGGATGGAACTTCCGTTCGAGGACCTGCAGGTCCAGTTCGTGCCGGACGAAGCTGCTAGGAACAGGTGCCGGGATTTCGGGAAACAGATAGCCCAGAAGATATTGAACGGCTGA